The following are encoded together in the Oryzias melastigma strain HK-1 linkage group LG17, ASM292280v2, whole genome shotgun sequence genome:
- the col15a1b gene encoding collagen, type XV, alpha 1b isoform X2, translating to MGFFYVSLSLLFLTHSPAGAQWWSLLWANPKTTTVPPAAVTLKSITSPELSGTQTAASERLRKENKEAEGVAADTQVKVSVLDAVARSSEGLVSGDKSAQLRMLHVEDVPGGGSKPRHYTKPLKYWKGERGSRNFLDLTELVGVPLPPSVSFTTGHEGFPAYNFGPEANIGRLAQTFVPEPFYRDFAIIVTVRPASKRGGVLFAITDAGQKVVELGLELTPVHRGLQSILLYYTDKEGSSHSHKAAAFSVPDMTDQWTRFTVGVENNEVHLFMDCGEAERKTFHRSPEKLTFSQNSGIFVGNAGSTGLEKFEGSIQQLVIRDDPRAAEEQCEDDDPYASGYSSGDDALDDRETEEDSMKKGGRSETTRMENRHPIRAPPTQAPHVDTYFGHVTPAITNEEVLTTARSQAREAGERSRDSHVRVGLKGDRGDPGPPGPPGPPGPLLVLDKNQLESPDLQGPPGIPGARGRDGQKGRKGDKGDMGQKGSQGLSGLNGEDGAKGEKGDPAVGLPGPPGPPGPPGPPRSRSVPYGPDALGSGFEDLDTDNDFIRGPPGPPGPPGPPGPPGQHKGAELSPHHAGPPGRNGLNGEPGPPGRDGTPGLQGAVGEKGDRGLPGLPGPKGECGSVGEIGIPGPQGPTGPQGRRGPPGPPGPPGPSGPPGTKFFVEDMEGSGKSDSLFGAGVRGLQGPPGPPGPPGEDGAPGEPGNSTKGEPGSPGPEGRQGPAGLPGARGPKGDKGSPGSKGDPGADGLSLSGPPGPPGPPGPAVSFQDILLNATEAIFNLSEIRGPPGPMGPEGLPGRAGFPGPRGPKGDKGPDGLQGPSGVKGEKGEPGVTIAADGSILSAPRGPQGPKGPKGDRGSPGPAGLMGPTGPPGPKGGIGLPGRPGRPGILGEKGEKGDSEGLLGPPGPPGPPGPPGLPGRVFGLNGESEILGGSTRLKGEKGDEGAPGEPGTSTPRLPDGITGDKGDQGYKGEKGDPGPPGPPGQPGRSGLVGPKGDSVVGPQGPAGSPGLPGAPGIGRPGPRGSPGPAGPPGPAAAYDSTGISVPGPPGPPGPPGTPGYASPVAIYETVVALTRETHRAAEGTLAYVSERNGELYIRARNGWRKIPLGELIHYGPSSSESSQALSRSGDWSGALRVHSQELQDGTRGYQPSYNVFPQIINSVPGLHLVALNAPLKGDMRGIRGADFQCYQQARSMGHTSTYRAFLSSHLQDLATIVRKADRHDLPVVNLKGEVLFSSWMSIFSGNGGVFEPSASIYSFDGRNVMTDSAWPEKMVWHGSNTVGTRLTTNYCEAWRTADMAVTGQAALLQTGRLLGQHARSCSNHYIVLCIENTYVENTHRRRT from the exons AGCGAGGATCCAGGAACTTCCTGGACCTGACGGAGTTGGTTGGTGTCCCACTCCCTCCCTCGGTCTCCTTCACCACCGGCCACGAGGGTTTTCCCGCATACAACTTCGGACCCGAAGCCAACATCGGCCGACTGGCTCAAACCTTTGTGCCCGAGCCATTCTACAGAGACTTTGCTATCATAGTGACG GTGCGTCCAGCCAGCAAGAGAGGAGGTGTGCTGTTTGCCATCACGGATGCAGGTCAGAAAGTGGTGGAGCTGGGTTTGGAGCTCACTCCGGTTCATCGGGGCCTCCAGAGCATCCTGCTGTACTACACCGACAAGGAGGGCTCCTCCCACAGTCACAAAGCTGCTGCCTTCAGTGTCCCAGACATGACCGACCAGTGGACACGCTTCACA GTAGGAGTAGAGAATAATGAGGTGCATCTCTTCATGGACTGTGGAGAGGCTGAGAGGAAGACCTTCCACCGGAGCCCAGAAAAACTCACCTTCTCACAGAACTCGGGCATCTTTGTGGGAAATGCAGGAAGCACAGGACTTGAAAAGTTTGAG GGTTCTATTCAGCAGCTGGTGATAAGAGACGACCCTCGAGCAGCTGAGGAGCAGTGTGAAGACGATGATCCCTAt GCGTCAGGATATTCCAGTGGAGACGATGCTTTAGATGACAGAGAAACAGAGGAAGACTCCATGAAGAAGGGAGGAAGATCTGAGACAACAAGg ATGGAAAACAGACATCCTATTCGAGCACCACCAACCCAGGCCCCCCATGTGGATACGTattttggtcatgtgactccaGCAATAACCAATGAGGAGGTGCTGACAACAG CTCGATCTCAGGCGAGAGAAGCAGGAGAACGATCAAGAGAT AGTCATGTCAGAGTGGGGCTAAAAGGAGATCGTGGTGATCCAGGACCACCTGGTCCACCTGGTCCCCCCGGGCCTTTGCTTGTGCTTGACAAGAACCAGCTGGAATCACCTGATCTGCAAGGCCCACCAGGAATCCCTGGAGCGCGAGGACGAGATGGTCAAAAG GGGCGCAAAGGTGATAAAGGGGACATG GGTCAGAAAGGATCTCAGGGGCTTTCAGGTTTGAATGGAGAAGATGGAGCTAAAGGAGAGAAG GGCGATCCAGCAGTTGGTCTACCAGGCCCCCCCGGCCCACCAGGGCCCCCCGGACCTCCCAGATCCCGCAGTGTACCT TACGGACCGGATGCGTTGGGTTCTGGGTTTGAAGACCTGGACACAGATAATGACTTCATCAGG GGACCTCCTGGTCCACCAGGGCCTCCAGGACCTCCTGGTCCCCCTGGACAACATAAAGGAGCAGAATTATCTCCTCACCATGCTGGACCACCTGGGAGAAATGGACTGAACGGAGAGCCG GGTCCTCCAGGAAGAGACGGGACTCCAGGTCTGCAAGGAGCTGTCGGAGAGAAG GGTGACCGAGGGTTGCCTGGACTACCTGGACCAAAG GGGGAATGTGGATCTGTGGGTGAAATAGGAATTCCGGGGCCACAAGGACCAACTGGTCCTCAAGGAAGGAGGGGTCCTCCAGGTCCACCGGGACCCCCTGGCCCATCCGGACCTCCAGGAACCAAATTCTTTGTAGAG GATATGGAAGGATCTGGAAAAAGTGACTCACTTTTTGGAGCGGGAGTCAGAGGGCTTCAG GGTCCTCCAGGCCCACCTGGACCACCG GGAGAGGATGGAGCCCCAGGAGAGCCAGGAAACTCCACCAAA GGTGAACCAGGCAGTCCAGGACCAGAGGGCCGCCAGGGTCCCGCTGGCCTACCAGGCGCCAGA GGACCCAAAGGAGACAAAGGAAGTCCAGGCAGCAAG GGCGATCCAGGGGCCGATGGACTCAGTCTATCAGGGCCACCGGGGCCTCCCGGACCTCCTGGACCAGCTGTTAGTTTTCAGGAT ATACTGCTGAACGCTACAGAAGCTATCTTTAACCTCTCAGAGATCAGAGGACCTCCAGGGCCAATG GGCCCTGAAGGTCTGCCTGGCAGAGCTGGATTTCCA ggCCCTCGAGGACCAAAGGGAGACAAAGGTCCTGATGGTCTCCAGGGTCCCTCAGGGGTCAAG GGAGAAAAAGGAGAGCCAGGAGTGACCATAGCTGCAGATGGATCTATTCTATCTGCACCCAGAGGCCCTCAGGGGCCAAAAGGCCCAAAG GGTGATCGCGGTTCACCAGGACCTGCTGGACTCATG GGACCAACTGGACCTCCTGGTCCAAAAGGAGGAATTGGCCTTCCTGGGCGTCCA GGTCGACCCGGTATACTTGGGGAAAAAGGTGAAAAAGGTGATTCTGAAGGACTTCTG GGACCCCCTGGCCCTCCAGGACCACCCGGACCTCCTGGACTTCCAGGCAGAGTTTTTGGGCTCAATGGG GAGTCAGAGATATTGGGAGGTTCAACGAGACTGAAAGGAGAGAAAGGAGATGAAGGAGCGCCCGGTGAGCCGGGGACGTCCA CCCCCAGATTACCTGATGGAATCACG GGAGACAAGGGGGATCAAGGGTATAAAGGTGAGAAGGGTGACCCGGGTCCTCCTGGTCCTCCAGGGCAACCAGGAAGGTCAGGACTTGTG GGTCCAAAAGGGGACTCTGTTGTTGGACCTCAAGGCCCAGCAGGTTCCCCTGGTTTGCCTGGAGCTCCTGGGATTGGACGACCTGGACCACGAGGTTCTCCTGGCCCTGCAGGGCCTCCAGGTCCAGCAGCTGCCTATGACTCAA CTGGCATCAGTGTCCCAGGCCCTCCTGGTCCCCCCGGTCCACCAGGAACTCCGGGTTACGCCAGCCCG GTGGCAATCTATGAGACAGTCGTTGCTCTCACCAGAGAGACCCACCGCGCCGCAGAGGGAACCTTGGCGTACGTGTCTGAGAGGAACGGCGAGCTGTACATCAGAGCACGCAACGGCTGGCGCAAGATCCCG CTGGGAGAGCTGATCCACTATGGACCCTCGTCATCAGAGTCGTCTCAGGCCCTCAGCAGATCTGGAGATTGGAGTGGAGCTCTCAGGGTCCACAGCCAG GAGCTGCAGGATGGCACCAGAGGATATCAGCCCAGCTACAATGTCTTCCCACAGATTATCAACTCTGTTCCTGGG CTTCACCTGGTAGCCCTGAACGCTCCCCTTAAAGGGGACATGCGCGGCATTCGCGGGGCAGACTTCCAGTGCTACCAGCAGGCGCGCTCCATGGGGCACACCTCCACCTACAGAGCCTTCCTGTCCTCACACCTCCAGGATCTGGCAACCATTGTGAGGAAGGCAGACCGCCACGATCTACCCGTGGTCAACCTGAAG GGGGAAGTGTTGTTCAGCAGCTGGATGTCAATCTTCTCTGGCAACGGGGGTGTCTTTGAGCCATCCGCGTCCATCTACTCATTCGATGGACGTAATGTGATGACTGACTCAGCATG GCCAGAGAAGATGGTGTGGCACGGCTCCAACACCGTAGGCACTCGTCTGACCACCAACTACTGCGAGGCGTGGAGGACGGCCGACATGGCGGTGACGGGCcaggctgctctgctgcagacgGGTCGACTGCTGGGGCAGCACGCCCGCTCCTGCTCCAACCACTACATCGTGCTGTGCATAGAGAACACATACGTGGAGAACACACATCGAAGGAGGACCTGa